In Brachypodium distachyon strain Bd21 chromosome 2, Brachypodium_distachyon_v3.0, whole genome shotgun sequence, one genomic interval encodes:
- the LOC104583303 gene encoding uncharacterized protein LOC104583303: MVVIAWSIGQKFVGQETSEAWASLTWRDSVVLCVCVGFGSSGLARTSRGLVPPPPVNKCDRDLFSASTVVHIGNGRKATFWHDSWLDGVASKVIAPTIFVITRKKNHTVHDDLTDGAWIHALRGKISNEVQLDEFVSLWQRLQVVVLHPDTPDSITWRWTSDGIYTSSSAYKAQFLGSIHAQHINIVWKAKAKNKCKFFAWLLAQNKILTVDNLAVRGWSHTPGCSLCTEPHETGTHIFLRRPFTRQV, translated from the coding sequence ATGGTGGTCATTGCCTGGTCAATTGGTCAAAAGTTTGTAGGCCAAGAAACCTCGGAGGCTTGGGCGTCCCTGACTTGGAGAGATTCAGTCGTGCTTTGCGTTTGCGTTGGCTTTGGTTCGAGTGGACTTGCCCGAACAAGCCGTGGGTTGGTACCCCCCCCTCCGGTGAACAAGTGCGATCGTGACCTCTTCTCCGCCTCCACTGTGGTGCATATTGGGAACGGTCGTAAGGCCACCTTCTGGCATGACTCTTGGCTTGATGGTGTCGCTTCTAAGGTCATCGCTCCTACCATCTTTGTCATCACAAGGAAGAAGAACCACACTGTTCATGATGATCTCACTGACGGGGCTTGGATCCACGCCCTTAGGGGCAAGATCTCCAACGAGGTGCAGCTTGACGAGTTCGTCTCCCTTTGGCAGAGGCTTCAGGTCGTGGTCTTGCACCCTGACACCCCTGATTCCATCACTTGGCGTTGGACGTCCGATGGCATCTACACCTCTAGCTCGGCGTACAAGGCCCAATTCCTTGGCTCCATCCACGCCCAACACATTAATATTGTTTGGAAAGCAAAGGCTAAAAACAAGTGTAAGTTCTTCGCGTGGCTCCTCGCTCAGAACAAGATTCTCACCGTCGATAACCTCGCCGTTAGGGGCTGGTCACACACTCCGGGTTGCTCCCTTTGCACCGAGCCTCATGAGACCGGGACGCATATCTTCCTTCGTCGCCCCTTCACTCGCCAGGTGTAG
- the LOC100821096 gene encoding hydroquinone glucosyltransferase codes for MATARPHVVLLTSPGAGHVLPVLELATRLAAHHGFTATIITYASVSSHSSPLQASLPPGVSVAVLPEVSLDDLPSDAHIVTRILTLARRSLPHLRVLLRSFLDDSPAGVSAFLTDMLCPAALAVAAELGVPRKYVFYTSGLMSLASLLYTPELARTTACECRDLPDPVVLPGCPVPLKGADLVDPLQNRSDPVYPLMVGLGLDYLLADGFLVNTFDAMEHDTLAAFKEVSDKGLYPPAYAVGPFVRACSEEAGKHGSIRWLDGQPEGSVLYVCFGSGGTLSTEQTAELAAGLEASGQRFLWVVQFPSDKDPSAGYLGTTGADQGNSPLNYLPEGFVERTSATGLVVPLWAPQVEVLNHRAVGGFVSHCGWNSALEAAAAGVPMVAWPLYAEQRMNAVLLEERARTALRPRTREAGSVVPRDEVAAVVKELMAGEKGAAARERAGRLRDGAQMASAPGGPQQRALAAVVGVWKGGKAIDDHPAADGAGAV; via the coding sequence ATGGCAACGGCCCGCCCGCACGTCGTCCTGCTCACGAGCCCCGGCGCGGGCCACGTGCTCCCGGTGCTCGAGCTAGCGACGCGCCTGGCCGCGCACCACGGCTTCACGGCCACCATCATCACCTACGCCAGCGTCTCCTCGCACTCCTCGCCGCTGCAGGCCTCCCTCCCGCCGGGCGTCTCCGTGGCCGTGCTCCCAGAGGTTTCCCTCGACGACCTGCCATCCGACGCGCACATCGTCACCCGCATCCTCACCCTCGCCCGCCGCTCGCTCCCGcacctccgcgtcctgctccGCTCCTTCCTCGACGACTCCCCCGCGGGTGTATCCGCCTTCCTCACCGACATGCTCTGCCCGGCCGCGCTcgccgtggcggcggagctcggcgTGCCGCGGAAGTACGTCTTCTACACCTCCGGCCTCATGTCGCTGGCCTCGCTGCTCTACACCCCGGAGCTGGCCAGGACAACCGCCTGCGAGTGCCGCGATCTCCCGGACCCCGTGGTTCTCCCGGGCTGCCCCGTGCCGCTGAAAGGCGCCGACCTCGTCGACCCGCTCCAGAACCGGTCCGACCCGGTCTACCCGCTCATGgtcgggctcgggctcgactacctcctcgccgacggcttcctcgtcaacaccttcgacGCCATGGAGCACGACACGCTGGCTGCGTTCAAGGAGGTCTCTGACAAGGGCCTGTACCCTCCGGCGTACGCGGTCGGCCCGTTCGTCCGGGCGTGCTCCGAGGAGGCTGGCAAGCACGGCTCCATACGGTGGCTGGACGGCCAGCCGGAAGGGTCGGTGCTGTACGTGTGcttcggcagcggcggcacgcTGTCCACGGAGCAGACggcggagctggcggccgGGCTCGAGGCGAGCGGGCAGAGGTTCCTGTGGGTGGTGCAGTTCCCCAGCGACAAGGACCCCAGCGCGGGCTACCTCGGCACGACGGGCGCCGACCAGGGGAACAGCCCGCTGAACTACCTGCCGGAAGGGTTCGTGGAGAGGACGAGCGCCACGGGGCTGGTCGTGCCGCTGTGGGCGCCGCAGGTGGAGGTCCTGAACCACCGGGCCGTGGGAGGCTTCGTGTCCCACTGCGGGTGGAACTCGGCGctggaggccgcggcggcgggggtgccGATGGTGGCGTGGCCGCTGTACGCGGAGCAGAGGATGAACGCGGTGTTGCTGGAGGAGAGGGCCCGGACGGCGCTGCGGCCGCGGACGAGGGAGGCCGGGAGCGTGGTGCCAAGGGACGAGGTGGCGGCCGTCGTGAAGGAGCTGATGGCAGGCGAgaagggcgcggcggcgagggagagagcgGGGCGGCTGCGGGATGGGGCGCAGATGGCGTCGGCGCCCGGCGGGCCGCAGCAGCGCGCTCTCGCGGCAGTCGTCGGCGTGTGGAAGGGCGGCAAGGCGATCGATGATCATCCGGCCGCCGACGGAGCGGGTGCCGTTTGA